A part of Bacillus rossius redtenbacheri isolate Brsri chromosome 1, Brsri_v3, whole genome shotgun sequence genomic DNA contains:
- the LOC134539766 gene encoding uncharacterized protein LOC134539766 isoform X1, producing the protein MMEFVIVLIFCVVLVIAVMVIGSGMGKATSSQRQMDIINVAQNLYLLIRKGDLKKCDVTQTTAFLLNIAKSTVLKYYKKDIEEVSTPGKKRKKRPQEGKSLDTVDDFTVNAIRNAIYRMYAEGLNVTVDTILKEIRERQIDYYGGRSSLHKLLKKMGFSWKTVDGRKALIENENIVLQRIDFLRKYKEEKERGANFIFVDETWIFQRGKALIYLKICSVVQYKVFHFHFIYFSGTVSKSWQDKSLQSAKRRTVGDGKRFIVVNAGGRTGFVPGAGLLFVSGQKTADYHGEMNGETFLMWFEDMLVHLEEPSVIIMDNASYHSTQMGEVCGSRGEANSSRLGERSPHRQRHHSSTHHPPRRG; encoded by the exons atgatggaatttgttatcgttttgatattttgtgtggttcttgtgattgctgtaatggtaattggttccgggatggggaaagctacttcgtcgcagcgtcagatggacatcattaacgtcgctcagaacttatatcttttaattaggaaaggcgacttgaagaaatgtgacgttacgcagacgaccgcgtttcttctcaacatcgcaaagtcaactgttctcaa gtactacaagaaagacattgaagaagtttcaacaccaggaaaaaagaggaaaaaaaggccacaggaaggaaagtcacttgacacagtcgacgatttcacagtaaatgcaatcaggaatgcaatttacaggatgtacgctgaag gtttgaatgttacagtcgacaccattttgaaagaaatcagggaaagacaaatagattattatggtggaagatcaagtcttcataaattgttaaagaagatgggattttcatggaaaactgttgatggacgaaaagctttgatagagaatgaaaacatagtattgcagcgaatagatttcttgagaaagtataaagaagaaaaagaaagaggtgccaatttcatatttgttgatgaaacatggattttccagagaggcaaggcattaatttatttgaaaatttgttctgtggtccaatacaaagtatttcatttccatttcatatatttttcaggaactgtatcaaagtcatggcaggacaagagtctacaatctgcgaagagacgtactgttggagatggtaaaaggtttattgttgttaatgctggagggcgcactggctttgtgccaggagcaggattactttttgtttcaggtcagaagactgcagactaccatggcgagatgaatggggaaactttcttgatgtggtttgaagacatgttggtgcatcttgaggaacccagtgtcatcataatggacaatgcttcatatcacagcacccag atgggcgaggtgtgtggatcacgtggagaagctaattcaagcagactgggagagagaagtccacatagacagcggcaccattcctccactcatcatccacctcggcgaggatag
- the LOC134539766 gene encoding uncharacterized protein LOC134539766 isoform X4 yields the protein MMEFVIVLIFCVVLVIAVMVIGSGMGKATSSQRQMDIINVAQNLYLLIRKGDLKKCDVTQTTAFLLNIAKSTVLKYYKKDIEEVSTPGKKRKKRPQEGKSLDTVDDFTVNAIRNAIYRMYAEGLNVTVDTILKEIRERQIDYYGGRSSLHKLLKKMGFSWKTVDGRKALIENENIVLQRIDFLRKYKEEKERGANFIFVDETWIFQRGTVSKSWQDKSLQSAKRRTVGDGQKTADYHGEMNGETFLMWFEDMLVHLEEPSVIIMDNASYHSTQMGEVCGSRGEANSSRLGERSPHRQRHHSSTHHPPRRG from the exons atgatggaatttgttatcgttttgatattttgtgtggttcttgtgattgctgtaatggtaattggttccgggatggggaaagctacttcgtcgcagcgtcagatggacatcattaacgtcgctcagaacttatatcttttaattaggaaaggcgacttgaagaaatgtgacgttacgcagacgaccgcgtttcttctcaacatcgcaaagtcaactgttctcaa gtactacaagaaagacattgaagaagtttcaacaccaggaaaaaagaggaaaaaaaggccacaggaaggaaagtcacttgacacagtcgacgatttcacagtaaatgcaatcaggaatgcaatttacaggatgtacgctgaag gtttgaatgttacagtcgacaccattttgaaagaaatcagggaaagacaaatagattattatggtggaagatcaagtcttcataaattgttaaagaagatgggattttcatggaaaactgttgatggacgaaaagctttgatagagaatgaaaacatagtattgcagcgaatagatttcttgagaaagtataaagaagaaaaagaaagaggtgccaatttcatatttgttgatgaaacatggattttccagagag gaactgtatcaaagtcatggcaggacaagagtctacaatctgcgaagagacgtactgttggagatg gtcagaagactgcagactaccatggcgagatgaatggggaaactttcttgatgtggtttgaagacatgttggtgcatcttgaggaacccagtgtcatcataatggacaatgcttcatatcacagcacccag atgggcgaggtgtgtggatcacgtggagaagctaattcaagcagactgggagagagaagtccacatagacagcggcaccattcctccactcatcatccacctcggcgaggatag
- the LOC134539766 gene encoding uncharacterized protein LOC134539766 isoform X3, with translation MMEFVIVLIFCVVLVIAVMVIGSGMGKATSSQRQMDIINVAQNLYLLIRKGDLKKCDVTQTTAFLLNIAKSTVLKYYKKDIEEVSTPGKKRKKRPQEGKSLDTVDDFTVNAIRNAIYRMYAEGLNVTVDTILKEIRERQIDYYGGRSSLHKLLKKMGFSWKTVDGRKALIENENIVLQRIDFLRKYKEEKERGANFIFVDETWIFQRGTVSKSWQDKSLQSAKRRTVGDGKRFIVVNAGGRTGFVPGAGLLFVSGQKTADYHGEMNGETFLMWFEDMLVHLEEPSVIIMDNASYHSTQMGEVCGSRGEANSSRLGERSPHRQRHHSSTHHPPRRG, from the exons atgatggaatttgttatcgttttgatattttgtgtggttcttgtgattgctgtaatggtaattggttccgggatggggaaagctacttcgtcgcagcgtcagatggacatcattaacgtcgctcagaacttatatcttttaattaggaaaggcgacttgaagaaatgtgacgttacgcagacgaccgcgtttcttctcaacatcgcaaagtcaactgttctcaa gtactacaagaaagacattgaagaagtttcaacaccaggaaaaaagaggaaaaaaaggccacaggaaggaaagtcacttgacacagtcgacgatttcacagtaaatgcaatcaggaatgcaatttacaggatgtacgctgaag gtttgaatgttacagtcgacaccattttgaaagaaatcagggaaagacaaatagattattatggtggaagatcaagtcttcataaattgttaaagaagatgggattttcatggaaaactgttgatggacgaaaagctttgatagagaatgaaaacatagtattgcagcgaatagatttcttgagaaagtataaagaagaaaaagaaagaggtgccaatttcatatttgttgatgaaacatggattttccagagag gaactgtatcaaagtcatggcaggacaagagtctacaatctgcgaagagacgtactgttggagatggtaaaaggtttattgttgttaatgctggagggcgcactggctttgtgccaggagcaggattactttttgtttcaggtcagaagactgcagactaccatggcgagatgaatggggaaactttcttgatgtggtttgaagacatgttggtgcatcttgaggaacccagtgtcatcataatggacaatgcttcatatcacagcacccag atgggcgaggtgtgtggatcacgtggagaagctaattcaagcagactgggagagagaagtccacatagacagcggcaccattcctccactcatcatccacctcggcgaggatag
- the LOC134539766 gene encoding uncharacterized protein LOC134539766 isoform X2 — protein sequence MMEFVIVLIFCVVLVIAVMVIGSGMGKATSSQRQMDIINVAQNLYLLIRKGDLKKCDVTQTTAFLLNIAKSTVLKYYKKDIEEVSTPGKKRKKRPQEGKSLDTVDDFTVNAIRNAIYRMYAEGLNVTVDTILKEIRERQIDYYGGRSSLHKLLKKMGFSWKTVDGRKALIENENIVLQRIDFLRKYKEEKERGANFIFVDETWIFQRGKALIYLKICSVVQYKVFHFHFIYFSGTVSKSWQDKSLQSAKRRTVGDGQKTADYHGEMNGETFLMWFEDMLVHLEEPSVIIMDNASYHSTQMGEVCGSRGEANSSRLGERSPHRQRHHSSTHHPPRRG from the exons atgatggaatttgttatcgttttgatattttgtgtggttcttgtgattgctgtaatggtaattggttccgggatggggaaagctacttcgtcgcagcgtcagatggacatcattaacgtcgctcagaacttatatcttttaattaggaaaggcgacttgaagaaatgtgacgttacgcagacgaccgcgtttcttctcaacatcgcaaagtcaactgttctcaa gtactacaagaaagacattgaagaagtttcaacaccaggaaaaaagaggaaaaaaaggccacaggaaggaaagtcacttgacacagtcgacgatttcacagtaaatgcaatcaggaatgcaatttacaggatgtacgctgaag gtttgaatgttacagtcgacaccattttgaaagaaatcagggaaagacaaatagattattatggtggaagatcaagtcttcataaattgttaaagaagatgggattttcatggaaaactgttgatggacgaaaagctttgatagagaatgaaaacatagtattgcagcgaatagatttcttgagaaagtataaagaagaaaaagaaagaggtgccaatttcatatttgttgatgaaacatggattttccagagaggcaaggcattaatttatttgaaaatttgttctgtggtccaatacaaagtatttcatttccatttcatatatttttcaggaactgtatcaaagtcatggcaggacaagagtctacaatctgcgaagagacgtactgttggagatg gtcagaagactgcagactaccatggcgagatgaatggggaaactttcttgatgtggtttgaagacatgttggtgcatcttgaggaacccagtgtcatcataatggacaatgcttcatatcacagcacccag atgggcgaggtgtgtggatcacgtggagaagctaattcaagcagactgggagagagaagtccacatagacagcggcaccattcctccactcatcatccacctcggcgaggatag